A single window of Arcobacter venerupis DNA harbors:
- a CDS encoding DUF2179 domain-containing protein, which translates to MAEFIVEYPYLLAILIFLSRVADVSLGTFRTIVIFRGYKLLSSMIGFVEISIWLVAAGMVLKNLDQWHLAFAYSAGFATGIYVGMWIENSFAIGKELVRCISFNRDILALKIREKGHQVVSVDGDMGEDKPVEVLFIVERRRNIPKLIRLINELDQKAVYTISDLKSVYDGPDFINKSSFWNMRKTK; encoded by the coding sequence ATGGCTGAATTCATAGTTGAATATCCCTATTTATTAGCAATTCTTATTTTTTTATCAAGAGTTGCAGATGTATCTTTAGGAACATTTCGGACTATTGTTATATTTCGTGGATACAAACTATTATCATCTATGATTGGTTTTGTTGAAATCAGCATTTGGCTAGTTGCTGCTGGAATGGTATTAAAAAATCTTGATCAATGGCATTTAGCTTTTGCATATTCTGCTGGTTTTGCGACTGGCATTTATGTTGGTATGTGGATTGAAAATAGTTTTGCTATTGGTAAAGAGTTAGTTCGTTGTATCTCCTTTAATCGTGATATTTTAGCACTTAAAATAAGAGAAAAAGGTCATCAAGTAGTTTCAGTTGATGGTGATATGGGGGAAGACAAGCCAGTCGAAGTTTTGTTTATCGTTGAAAGAAGACGTAATATTCCAAAACTTATACGTCTTATTAATGAGCTTGACCAAAAAGCTGTATATACAATATCCGATTTAAAAAGTGTTTACGATGGTCCAGATTTTATAAATAAAAGTAGCTTTTGGAATATGAGAAAAACTAAATAA